One segment of Oceaniferula flava DNA contains the following:
- the pth gene encoding aminoacyl-tRNA hydrolase, which yields MSAIKLIVGLGNPGRKYEDTRHNIGFLVLDRLASGCGAEMTNHLRWRAHVAKVAGQGAVLLKPQTFMNESGQSVGAALRFYKWEPEQVLVVYDDVALPFGSLRFRMAGSAGGHNGIKSIISHLGSDRFPRLKLGIGGAKPGGMVGHVLGKFSTGERNELENTLASAAEAVQFALSNGVEAAANSFNTRKEP from the coding sequence ATGTCCGCCATCAAACTCATCGTCGGCCTGGGGAATCCCGGGAGGAAATACGAAGACACCCGCCACAACATCGGCTTTCTGGTGCTCGATCGTCTGGCATCGGGCTGCGGTGCGGAGATGACTAATCACCTCCGCTGGCGAGCCCATGTCGCGAAGGTGGCAGGGCAGGGGGCGGTGCTGTTGAAACCTCAGACCTTCATGAACGAGAGCGGCCAGTCGGTGGGCGCGGCCCTGCGCTTCTACAAGTGGGAGCCCGAGCAGGTGCTGGTGGTCTACGATGACGTCGCCTTACCCTTCGGCTCGCTGCGTTTCCGCATGGCTGGATCCGCCGGAGGGCACAACGGGATCAAGTCGATCATCAGTCATCTCGGCAGCGATCGCTTTCCGCGGCTGAAACTTGGCATCGGTGGCGCGAAGCCCGGTGGCATGGTGGGGCACGTTCTGGGGAAATTTTCCACCGGTGAACGCAATGAATTGGAAAACACGCTTGCAAGTGCCGCAGAAGCTGTTCAGTTTGCGCTTTCCAACGGGGTTGAGGCTGCGGCCAATTCGTTTAACACGAGGAAAGAACCCTGA
- a CDS encoding 30S ribosomal protein S6, translated as MSRKYEGLIVLNSKGQEDSINDLVSSVAKEMEAGGAKMDEIQQLGRKKFAYNARHLEGGHYVNYIFEADASAIEKIQGALSLNDTVHLQHYQRLA; from the coding sequence ATGAGCAGAAAATACGAAGGCCTGATTGTCCTCAATTCCAAAGGCCAGGAAGACAGCATTAACGACCTTGTGTCCTCCGTGGCCAAGGAAATGGAAGCCGGCGGAGCCAAGATGGACGAGATCCAACAGCTCGGCCGTAAGAAGTTCGCCTACAACGCACGCCACCTCGAAGGCGGCCACTACGTGAACTACATCTTCGAAGCTGACGCCTCAGCTATCGAGAAGATCCAAGGTGCACTCAGCCTGAACGACACCGTTCACCTGCAGCACTACCAGCGCCTCGCCTAG
- the ssb gene encoding single-stranded DNA-binding protein, whose product MASFNKVTLMGNVTRDIELRYTPKGTAVADIGLAMSRVRNGENGERIEETTFVDITLWGRTAEIAHQYSGKGKPLFVEGRLQLDTWDDKETGKKRSKLKVVGENIQLLGSPGGGGGGGNQGNPNQGGGNRYQGDGQSPQQSAPQGGSPAQGGNFDDGDDIPF is encoded by the coding sequence ATGGCTAGTTTTAACAAAGTAACGCTCATGGGCAATGTCACCCGTGATATTGAACTTCGCTACACACCGAAAGGCACCGCCGTCGCCGACATCGGACTCGCCATGAGTCGTGTCCGCAATGGCGAGAATGGTGAGAGAATCGAAGAGACCACTTTTGTTGACATCACTCTCTGGGGTCGCACCGCGGAGATCGCCCATCAGTATTCCGGAAAAGGCAAACCTCTCTTTGTCGAGGGTCGGCTGCAACTGGACACCTGGGACGATAAGGAAACCGGCAAGAAACGCAGTAAACTCAAAGTCGTTGGTGAAAACATCCAGCTGCTCGGCTCCCCTGGAGGCGGCGGTGGTGGTGGCAACCAAGGCAATCCCAACCAGGGTGGCGGCAATCGCTATCAAGGTGATGGCCAGTCTCCCCAGCAGTCCGCCCCCCAAGGTGGATCACCTGCCCAAGGTGGCAACTTCGACGACGGCGACGATATCCCGTTCTAA